GAAAGTCACCGTTGATTTAACTCGTCTGCCGGACTTAACGAACGACAAGTTTTACCCTCTCTATAAGAATCGTGACCGTTATCTCGTACTCATGGGCGGTGGCGGTTCAGGTAAATCAGTGTTTGCCGCGCAGAAAATCATCGTCCGAATGCTCATGGAGCAGAATCATCGATTCCTCGTATTACGGAAAGTTAAAGTGACCCTGCGCGAGAGTGTATTCGGTGAGCTCAAGTCCGTCATTAGTCGCTGGAACCTCGGAACACTGTTCAAAATTAACGAGAGCGACTTGCGTATCCGATGCGTGAACGGAAATGAGATTCTATTCGCTGGCCTGGATGACGTTGAAAAGCTCAAATCCATTCATGGCATCACGGGCGTATGGATTGAAGAAGCGTCAGAGATTGCGCCTGAAGACTATCGGCAGCTAGACATCCGCTTGCGTACCAAGACGAAGCACTACAAACAGATGATCATCACGTTTAACCCAATTGATGTGAACCATTGGCTCAAGAAGGAATTCTTCGACCGTAAGAAACCAGATTGCGCAACGCTCCACTCGACATATAAGGACAATCGATTCCTCGATGAAACGTCAATTCGTGTACTTGAGGATTTCAAGGACACTGACCCATATTTCTACGAGGTTTATGCACTCGGCCAGTGGGGCGTCCTCGGCAAGACGGTATTCCCGCAAAAGCGTCTGCAAGACCTTATGCAACATACAACTGCAGGCATGCGGTACCGTATTGATCACATCAACGGGAGGTTGGTTGAGGATGAGAATGGCGAACTTGAGATTCGCAAACATCCGGAAGCTGGCCGTGAGTACGACATTGGTGCTGACGTTGCGGAAGGATTGCCAGAGGGCGACTACTCTGCAGCCTACGTCATCGATCACGAAACCGGGGAAGACGTCGCGGTTCTCCATGGACATATCGATGGTGACCTGTATGGGTGGCAACTTGACTGGCTAGGCCGTTACTACAACATGGCCCTGTTGGGTGTCGAGATCAACAATATGGGCCACTCGGTAGTGAATGTCCTATTAAACTATTCCTTCTATCCAAACCTCTACTATCACGACCAGTACAACACTGATTCAGGAAAAAACGAAACGAAGCCTGGATGGCCCACAAACACTATGACGCGTCCGATCCTCATTGATTACCTCATCGAGGTTATTCGTGATGGCGTTTGCCCGATAGGTGACCCGGAACTCATCAACGAAATGAAGACGTTCGTGCGTAACAAGCAAGGTAAGCCGCAGGCGCAGGGTAAAGGAACGCCGGATGGTGCAAAGGATGACCGTGTCATGGCATATGGCATCGCACATCAAATGCGACTGCGCAGACCGGAATCCATTGGTCATGTCATGTTGCCAGATATCAGTGGTGTGACGATAAGGAGGTGATGCCTTGAAGTGGTATGAAAAAGTGTTGTATCGCATCGGTACCGCCATCATTCCGGCAAACATCAAGCGAATGATGATGGGATCCGGTCGCATGACGGTCCCAAAGAACGCGAACCCATGGAACATCTTCAATTGGCTCCCGAAGAAGTACCAGACGGCGCACAATATCGACCTCACGAAGCTACAGAACTATACGGCTGAGGAATTACTTGAACTGCTCGTAAGCGTCCATCCAGACGTCTCACACGCTCTGCACACGTATCTTCGCATGGGTGAGACGGAGATGACGTTTACAGCGGATAACGAAGGCGCGCAGACGACAATAGATGCGCTAGTCGACATGATGAACACACCGTTGCCGTCGCCGGGATATCAAGTTGGTCGGGAACTGGCAAAACTCGACGGGGTTCAACGCATGATGGTCATGGTTCGCGGGGCATGTGCGGGTGAAGTTGTACTGAATGAACAGTGTAATGATGTCGTGGATATTGTTCCTGTCGATCCGATGCTCATTTGGTTTAGACGACGACCGGATGATCAACGCCTAGAGCCATGGCAATATGTCCGGTTTCCGAAATACGACCAGGCTGACCAAGGTGGGGAATGGTTCGGGCAATACAAGAAGATCGACACGCCAACATTCATCTACGAAGAGTTGGACCCGATGGTCGATGATCCATATGGACGATCGCCCATCCTACCGGTGCTTCAAATTGTGTTCTTCCATCTGCAAGTGCTGCAAGATATCAAGGCGGTAGTTCACAACCAAGGCTATCCTCGCATGGACGTGAAGATTCTTGAGGAAGTCATACTCAAGAACATGCCGGCGCAGTTTAAGGCTGACCCGAACGCCCAACGCAATTGGTTGTCTGGAAAGCTGACTGAGTATCAAAACCTGTTCAGTTCGCTTAATCCCGACGATGCAATGATTCACTGGGATAGTGTCGAGGTGAAGTATGTCGAGGGTATGCGCGGCCCTGCAATCGACATCGAGAAGTTGATTGACGTCATTGATACACAACTTGCAACCGCGCTCAAGACTCTGCTGACCATGTTGTCACGGCACCAGGGCAGTACGGAGACATACAGTAGCGTAGACACACAAATCTATATTAAGACGGTCGAGTCCGCACGGAACGTCACAAAACGTTTCTGGTCGCGGGCTTTTTCTATGGCTGCAAGGGTCAAAGGTGTGCAGACTCGCGTCGATGTTGATTACGCCCCGATTGACTTGCGCTCGGAGAATGAGCAACAGGGAGACTTGAAGGCGCGCATTGAGAATGTCGAGTCCGCTGATTCAAATTTCTACATCACGCCGGAAGAAGCTGCTATTGAGATTCGCAAGGCGCTTGGTTTGGATGCCGATATTCCACCCGAATTGGTTGAGAAACTGAAGAACAAGCATGAGCAACCAGAGACGCCAACACAGGAGAATCCGTCTGTACCTCCAACGCCTCCACCGAGCGCAAACAGTCGCATGCGGCTAGATTCATCCGGTGACAACCAAGACTCACAGGATAACCAGAACGAGGAACAGTTCATTGCGCTGTACCTGGCTCTCATGCGGCATGTTCGCGATGAAGCCAAGCATGCGATGTCACTTGAGGGAATCAAGGCGTCTATGAGTATCCGCGACGGTATTCAGCATCAGTTGTCACGTGGACTCTATCAACTCTACCGAAACACATACGTCGATAGTTACAACGCCCGAGCGCGCGCAAAGGGTACGAGTTTAATTCGTAACCCGGACGCTCAGACATCCCTTGAATTGCAATTGCAGGCGAACCAAATTGCGAAGGACACAACAGATACCTACATGCGCGAGTTGAATAACGCATGGAATGAGGCTGTTGATTTCACGTCCGAGTTGGAAGCGGAAGAACAACTATCTCGCGTCCGTCAGATGATGCAACAGTGGGCAGATGAACGAATGGATTACAAGTCATCGCAGATTGCCCAACACGAAGCCGCTGATGCGTACCATCAAGGGATGTTTGCGCATGATACTGTGCATGCGCCGGACACAACTTATGGCGTCGAGCCTACGACCACGGAACATGAGGCATGTGCTGACATCATAGCCGGGGCACCGTATACATTGGACCGGGCTCAAACGCTCACGCTTCCATTACATCCGAATTGTCCGCATAGGTTCGTCCCAATCGACTAAAGGAGGTGATGAAAACGGGAAAACCAACACCTGATCAATTATCGAGGATCAATCAGTTGGCGCGAACGCCGCTAAGTGAAGATGAGGTCTACACATTCCCGGCGAAACTCGTCGGTGACAAAGTGATTCCTCATCGGTCACAACGAATCACGCCAAATGCTTTAACGAAGATAGCTGACCAAGCGAAACAGGGTGTGTCGCTACTCTTAGACCATTCCTGGTCGAACATCGGTACATTGACCATTCCGGTCGGTCGCACGTTTGATGCGAAGGTTCAACAGGAGCCGGATGGTGAGCTTGCGGTATACGCCGATCACTACATGAAGCGCGGCCAGGATATCAACGGCGTGTCTACCGATTCCTTAGCCGATGGAATTGACGCCGGGACCATATTCGATACGTCGGTTGGATTCATCGGCGGTGACCATTCATGCTCGATTTGTGGACAGCCATACTACGACTCAGACTGTATGCACATCAGAGGCAGAACGTATGACGGTAAGTTGTGCGTCATGGAAATCAACGATGCTGACCTGATGGAAAACAGTCTGGTGTTCGACGGAGCGTATCCGGGTGCGGGTGTCGTCAACATGAGCAGCGCTGAATCACCGGAACAAAAGCCAACTGAATACGCGGTTTTATCAGACACGACTAAATCACTTCCGGGTGATGGACGTGTCTTTTATTCATTTAGCAGTAAATCCGGTCTTGTCGGTTATGTCCGGCAGTCCGCAGTTGAACCAGAAAGGGATGATCAAGTGAACGAATTAGAACAGGTCAAAGCGCAGTTGTCGACCGCTCAAGCATTCTCGACGAAAGTACGTGAACTGCTTGGCGTGACGTCTGATGACGCTGTAGAGGGTGCTGTCGCATCGCTCAAGGCACAGGCACAAGTTGGCGAGCAGTACAAAGCAAAAGTGGTTGATGAAGCGTGTGGGGCTGGCGTGAGGGCTCTTGGTGAAGCGTTCAACGTGGATGCTATGAAACTATCCTTCGCAAACCTGCCAGTATCCGAAGTAGAGAAGATTCGCGACACCTATGAAGCCCAGGCAAAGGCGGCTCTTGGCGGCGGGGGTCAACATGTGGTAACACAGCAGCATGACCTGCCGGAGGATGCTGGAAAGAATCCGAACGGTTCAACTCAATTGTCCGCCGAGCAACAACGAGAGCAAGCGCGTAAGGACGCTCGTGAAGCGCTCAAACGTAATGGTCATGGCGACAAGTTGAAGGAGGCTAACTAAGTATGACGATTCCGAACGGTCAATATGGTGGCGCACCTGGGTATGGCACGCAGTATACGCAACAGTTCCCGGAAGTCCTAGCATCAACGGCACTGCAAGCTAAAATGCCTGGAGGTGTACTGCTTGCGAGTGGTAACGGCGTTTTGGCCAAAGGTACTGTCTTGGGCAAGGTCACTGCAACAGGCAAGTATGTCCCATACAAATCCACGAACACAGACGGTAGCCAAACAGCCGTATGTATCCTCGATAACGACCAGGATACGACAAATGGTGATGTCGGCGCGTCTGCATGGATTGCTGGCATCTTCACATCGTCCGCCTTAACTGGCTATGACGCGAACGCGGGAACACAACTCAAGCTCTGCTACTTCGTTTAATCGTTGAATAAGAAGGGGGCCACATAATGGCTGTAAACGTCTTAGATCCATATTTTCTGACCGAGATTGTACGCAACTACCGCGTCGATCCGCGCATGTTCCGTGGCGCTCAAATCTTGACGGGTGGCACAGACCTCAAAACTGAACTGGGATTAACCATCGAGTACGACATCACGTGGGATGACACCGGAATGACACCGCCGACCGGATTGAACGATCCTTCGCCGGTACGTGCAAAGCAGAAAGTCGATCATCTGTCCTTCACGAACCAAGAGTGGAGAGAAAAGAAGATCATCGACCGCGAGAAGATTGCGAAACTCCGTGCGCCTGGTACAAACCTCGAACAAATGTGGGCCGAGCAGTACATGACGGATGCCATGGTTGAATTGAACCAACGCCTTGAAACCCGTCTTGAATGGTTGCGTTGGCAGGCACTCACCGGGTCGATTACTATCCCGGCGACGGCTGACAAACCGGCTGTCACGATTGACTACAAGGTTCCTGCGTCGCAGAAACCAACTGCAGCAACCTTATGGAGCAATACAGCGAGCGCGAATCCGTTGACGGATATCGACGCATGGAAACTCCTGTTCCGTGGTACCGGTGCGCGTCCGGTCAAGATTGTTGCAAACCAGAAGGGCGATACCTATCTGAAACAGAATGCCGCCATTCAGAACCTGGTGCGTAACCTGTACGGTCGCGATGTCGTCATGTCGGATAACCTCGGCATGGTTATTCAGCAGCAGTTGGATGGTCTGTCGTATGAAGTGTACGATGGCGGTTACCTGGACGACGCCGGTAACTTCAATCCGTTCATTCCGGACAATGCCATCCTTATCGTCGGTGAAGGTACAACGGGTAATTTGATGGACCTCGTCACATCGCCAAGCAACTACACGGATATCTTCAACGGTGAAACGGGTAAATGGGCACTGACGAAGATTCACGACAAAGGCGATCCTCCGACGGCTGAGATCGTGAACGGTGTCACCGCATTGCCGCGTCTTCGCCACGTAAACTGGCACGTCTTCGCGACGATTGCATAAGGAGGGGTAACATGGCCGGAGTAACCGTGCGAATTCTCCATCCTGGTGGCGTTGGTGAGTACAAGCAGGGTGATGAAGTAAAAAACGCACCCGATGGCCTTGTGGAGATCGCTAAACAAGGCATTCGAAACGCTGCAGATGGTGAACTCGTCGCAGAAATCGTAACCAAAAAGGGTGGTGCGGATGCCGTACCAACCGAGGATAGTCAATCTTAACGGGTACACAACCTACCATGACGAAGTAAGGGCGCATTTAGGTGTCGATTCTGGTGTATTACCGGACTCAGATATCGATGCGCCTTCTGTTTTGCCTATCGCTGAGGGTCTTGTCGTTTCCCGGGTACCGGATTATGACACGCTCACTGACGATAACCAATCATTCATGTATGCGGCTGCAGTTGCCATGATTGCAGCCGTACTTGCACCATCTATGGCAAGCCGTCTGAAAGCGTCAGAAGGTGACTCAGACTACAAGTATACGAACCAGAACGTTGATTGGACGGAGCGTAAGAAGGATCTCGAAGCAGTGTCGTATGGCCACATGGACCTCATCACGACGCAGACGGTTGTGGAATTGCCTCAACTCGGTTTGTCTGGACCCACGCGGTCGAAAGCGCAACAATTGGCCGCACAAGGCGAGTCTGGGTTCATTTCGCCGGATTCCGGTGACATCGCACTGTATCCGAC
This is a stretch of genomic DNA from Alicyclobacillus dauci. It encodes these proteins:
- a CDS encoding PBSX family phage terminase large subunit, which encodes MPKVTVDLTRLPDLTNDKFYPLYKNRDRYLVLMGGGGSGKSVFAAQKIIVRMLMEQNHRFLVLRKVKVTLRESVFGELKSVISRWNLGTLFKINESDLRIRCVNGNEILFAGLDDVEKLKSIHGITGVWIEEASEIAPEDYRQLDIRLRTKTKHYKQMIITFNPIDVNHWLKKEFFDRKKPDCATLHSTYKDNRFLDETSIRVLEDFKDTDPYFYEVYALGQWGVLGKTVFPQKRLQDLMQHTTAGMRYRIDHINGRLVEDENGELEIRKHPEAGREYDIGADVAEGLPEGDYSAAYVIDHETGEDVAVLHGHIDGDLYGWQLDWLGRYYNMALLGVEINNMGHSVVNVLLNYSFYPNLYYHDQYNTDSGKNETKPGWPTNTMTRPILIDYLIEVIRDGVCPIGDPELINEMKTFVRNKQGKPQAQGKGTPDGAKDDRVMAYGIAHQMRLRRPESIGHVMLPDISGVTIRR
- a CDS encoding head decoration protein, encoding MTIPNGQYGGAPGYGTQYTQQFPEVLASTALQAKMPGGVLLASGNGVLAKGTVLGKVTATGKYVPYKSTNTDGSQTAVCILDNDQDTTNGDVGASAWIAGIFTSSALTGYDANAGTQLKLCYFV
- a CDS encoding major capsid protein, with translation MAVNVLDPYFLTEIVRNYRVDPRMFRGAQILTGGTDLKTELGLTIEYDITWDDTGMTPPTGLNDPSPVRAKQKVDHLSFTNQEWREKKIIDREKIAKLRAPGTNLEQMWAEQYMTDAMVELNQRLETRLEWLRWQALTGSITIPATADKPAVTIDYKVPASQKPTAATLWSNTASANPLTDIDAWKLLFRGTGARPVKIVANQKGDTYLKQNAAIQNLVRNLYGRDVVMSDNLGMVIQQQLDGLSYEVYDGGYLDDAGNFNPFIPDNAILIVGEGTTGNLMDLVTSPSNYTDIFNGETGKWALTKIHDKGDPPTAEIVNGVTALPRLRHVNWHVFATIA